In Flavobacteriales bacterium, the sequence ACAAAATTTTGTTTTTTCCACTCTTTTCCTGCTTTACTTGTGCCGCTTTCTACTTCTAGTATTTGGGTTATTTTACCCGAAATCGTTAAACTCATATCTTAATTTATTCTGCTACTGTTATGCTATTTATTTTATCTCCTTC encodes:
- a CDS encoding DUF3127 domain-containing protein — its product is MSLTISGKITQILEVESGTSKAGKEWKKQNFV